In one window of Desulforhabdus amnigena DNA:
- a CDS encoding radical SAM protein — protein sequence MDCGKYDDPKQMSDTFWFEQGPIRPPSEAGSLLLRFTRNCPWNKCTFCPVYKGQKFSRRSLGEIRRDIDTVHKIIEKLHLISHSMGEGGRLTRPVLNAVLTSNRYGNIFRHVAVWYFSGKGTVFIQDANSLMLPSEELVQALVYLKAQVPGVRRITSYARSSTIARKNLDELQEIREAGLDRIHIGLESGSDRVLQFVKKGTTAAQHIEAGRKVIQAGMTLSEYIMPGLGGRELSRDHALETARVLNAIDPHFIRLRSLRIPPRTPLYQDKVAGRFTPLPDDDTVREIRLLIESLEGIQSKLTSDHIMNLLGDVQGTFPQDKGSMLSVIDRYLDLPYEDRLLYRLGRRGGALQSVDDLWDPSLRARLEKARRDLEAESGADLEQIITELGDQYI from the coding sequence ATGGATTGTGGAAAATACGATGATCCAAAACAGATGAGTGATACATTCTGGTTCGAACAAGGACCCATTCGGCCTCCCAGTGAAGCGGGAAGCCTTCTGCTGCGTTTCACAAGAAACTGCCCCTGGAACAAATGCACCTTTTGCCCCGTGTACAAAGGGCAGAAATTCAGCCGGAGATCCTTGGGAGAAATCCGGAGGGATATCGACACCGTTCACAAGATTATCGAGAAACTCCATCTCATTTCTCATTCCATGGGGGAGGGAGGCCGGTTGACCCGCCCGGTCTTGAATGCGGTCCTCACCAGCAACCGCTACGGCAATATCTTCCGCCATGTGGCGGTATGGTATTTTTCCGGCAAAGGAACCGTTTTCATTCAGGATGCCAACAGTCTCATGCTGCCTTCAGAGGAACTGGTACAGGCATTGGTTTACCTCAAGGCGCAGGTCCCCGGAGTCAGGCGCATCACTTCCTATGCCCGAAGCAGCACCATCGCACGAAAAAACCTGGATGAACTGCAGGAAATTCGCGAGGCGGGGTTGGACAGGATACATATCGGTCTGGAAAGCGGATCGGACCGGGTTCTCCAATTCGTCAAGAAGGGCACCACCGCAGCACAACATATCGAAGCCGGGCGCAAGGTCATCCAGGCCGGCATGACGCTTTCCGAATACATCATGCCCGGGTTGGGCGGCCGGGAGCTCTCCAGGGATCACGCACTGGAGACGGCAAGGGTTCTCAACGCCATCGATCCTCATTTTATTCGGTTAAGAAGTCTGCGGATCCCTCCCCGGACGCCCCTGTACCAGGACAAGGTTGCAGGTCGGTTCACCCCTCTCCCGGACGATGACACGGTCCGCGAGATCCGCCTCCTGATTGAATCGCTGGAGGGAATCCAGAGCAAACTCACATCGGATCACATCATGAATTTATTGGGCGATGTGCAAGGCACCTTTCCCCAGGACAAAGGGAGCATGCTCTCGGTAATCGACCGCTACCTGGATCTGCCTTATGAAGACAGACTGCTTTACCGCCTCGGCCGTCGGGGTGGAGCATTGCAATCCGTTGATGATTTGTGGGATCCATCCCTGCGAGCCCGCCTGGAAAAGGCGCGCCGCGATTTGGAAGCCGAATCCGGGGCGGATCTGGAACAGATCATCACGGAGCTGGGGGATCAATATATTTGA
- a CDS encoding Hsp20/alpha crystallin family protein has protein sequence MAIIRWSDYPEVPNPMREIERLHKEMNRLFSDLGLRSMSPFQVGVYPAVNVSEDTQNIYVRAELPGLKSEDLEISVEGDTLTLRGERKLKEAGEGVNYHRREREAGRFRRILTLPTKIDPNAVDASLKDGVLKIVLPKAPEVLPKQIQVKTD, from the coding sequence ATGGCAATCATTCGTTGGTCTGACTATCCTGAAGTTCCCAATCCCATGCGGGAAATAGAGCGCCTGCACAAGGAAATGAATCGATTGTTCTCGGATCTCGGATTGAGAAGCATGTCACCTTTTCAGGTCGGAGTCTATCCTGCAGTCAATGTGAGTGAAGACACTCAAAACATCTATGTACGCGCCGAACTGCCCGGCTTGAAGTCCGAAGACCTGGAAATTTCTGTGGAGGGAGACACTCTGACCCTTCGTGGCGAGAGAAAGCTCAAGGAAGCGGGCGAAGGAGTCAATTATCACCGCCGTGAACGCGAGGCAGGGCGTTTTCGCCGCATTCTCACTCTGCCCACAAAGATCGATCCCAATGCTGTAGATGCCAGTCTGAAGGATGGTGTCCTCAAAATCGTTCTTCCCAAGGCACCCGAAGTACTTCCCAAGCAAATTCAGGTAAAAACCGACTGA
- a CDS encoding Hsp20/alpha crystallin family protein, whose amino-acid sequence MTEKDLQAREKMEVKAAGESTRDVPVYIPAVDIYESADALILVADMPGVKPENVSIDIHDNQLILRGTVSLEESGKERILIQEYGVGDYSREFSLGRTIDQSKIEAGMKDGVLTLTLPKAETMKARKITIKEG is encoded by the coding sequence ATGACGGAAAAAGATCTGCAAGCCCGTGAAAAAATGGAAGTGAAGGCTGCGGGTGAAAGCACCCGCGATGTTCCCGTATATATTCCCGCAGTCGATATTTATGAATCTGCAGACGCACTGATTCTTGTGGCCGACATGCCCGGTGTGAAGCCGGAGAATGTCTCCATCGACATTCATGACAATCAGCTGATCCTTCGCGGGACGGTCTCACTGGAAGAGTCCGGCAAGGAGCGTATTTTGATTCAGGAATACGGAGTGGGGGATTATTCCAGGGAATTCAGTCTGGGGAGAACCATCGATCAGTCCAAGATTGAAGCAGGAATGAAAGATGGGGTTCTGACACTCACTCTGCCCAAGGCCGAAACCATGAAGGCTCGCAAAATCACCATCAAGGAAGGCTGA
- a CDS encoding UvrD-helicase domain-containing protein, with protein sequence MSKQKGSSNISTTCEPLLADADQRRRALDPTSSFHLEAPAGSGKTFLLTARFLRLLGIVEHPQHILALTFTNKAAGEMRERVGRYLSRAGKLDAASNEPDAELLEMAAKALARHKRYEDLLLGGELLRIQTFHSFCYSLVSQAPLEAGVVPGADLLVEPDQLFFLREVIDETLQNLLNRPVEDPARLAVENRLLYLNNSWPMLVQELEDLMQRRETLGDLIHILGRKEVNEYVLQGIRELVESELTGLKSVFERCDLARMWLHFMDDLSAHKAVAGSEFPAEVPGASWESLQSWQRMAEGFLTKNGQPRKKFGPATGYYTGFAKTEWARYIQDMNEAVAERLHQARGLPLPESAPPDTDVLLDLVLILNELIGTYEERCRRQRLLDFSALEMAAIRLFDTTTPSDLQLLLDQQIHHVLIDEFQDTNYQQWNLLRRLCSGWTPGDGRTLFVVGDPKQSIYGFRKAEVRLFQEAKKGVPLDSYQTLPLIPLVLHTNFRSRSHLIEWCNDLFSRTVMADPLLEKDEVEFAEAAPSPKTLEEERGCKGANPGEDRCGAPTAGGSPLQSPALPAFPPELALFAAWPEGLSARKREAGWMAHRIRQQLEESGPEHQVGILLFARTHLPIYLEALQQGGVAVQVAEGLKLMERPEVQYLWQLCRALVLPQDHLAWASQLHSPWLTLNYGEIYAIFCEEPGVWVEKIRVFAQKDQRVADFWENLRGARQHLGHEPLADVLEAAWIELEGVKHVARRWGSRGIASCRQFLEIMREAEVHEPVQTLMRAEQLLENAYEPVDPDTALSRVSVMTVHRAKGLEFDTVYLPFLDWNPVARERTNQPPYLLERVPGRSDRHLLAVRPDRRRSDPDLLYRLLLDTHVGRRWGESKRLFYVALTRARSRLLLSGIVPFKNDGEQVVFPSKTPLNWLNEHYGLREWLSFPEVKNGQFPPGESPASAKKPAGIESAISPTLETPFSKEMRWESEAGKFQIVLEPQIPPLAAVPFDGSPAVEIHPAPFEREKPLFKILNPSSFVREDPAEFPIDGTEEAGPVDAPRIRGILVHRLLEVYGREKRLPPPEGVCSYLKRQGIAGEDACKMGESALAEVHACLADPWLRRFYDLPEQDRCVEYALEGLHTSRTLYVGVVDLAACIEGIWWLVDFKTSKPHSTDASPDAFCRGELEKYRSQLMAYREMWAKCRQLKMDAVRAAIYWTALQRWEIVE encoded by the coding sequence ATGAGCAAACAAAAGGGTTCCTCAAATATTTCGACGACATGTGAGCCTCTGTTGGCGGATGCCGATCAGCGGCGCCGGGCCCTGGATCCAACGTCTAGTTTTCACCTCGAGGCGCCGGCGGGGTCAGGGAAGACATTTCTCCTCACGGCGCGATTCCTGCGCCTTTTGGGAATTGTGGAGCATCCTCAGCACATTCTGGCCCTCACCTTCACCAACAAGGCTGCGGGAGAAATGCGGGAACGGGTTGGGCGGTACCTGAGCCGCGCCGGGAAACTCGATGCAGCTTCCAACGAGCCGGATGCCGAACTGCTGGAAATGGCGGCAAAGGCCCTTGCCCGGCACAAACGCTACGAGGATCTTCTTCTGGGGGGGGAGCTCCTGCGCATCCAGACCTTTCATTCCTTCTGCTATTCCCTGGTGAGCCAGGCCCCCCTGGAAGCCGGCGTGGTTCCGGGGGCCGATCTTCTGGTGGAACCGGATCAGCTCTTTTTCTTGCGGGAAGTGATCGACGAAACCCTTCAGAACCTTTTAAATCGTCCCGTAGAGGATCCTGCGCGTCTTGCTGTGGAAAACCGGCTCCTCTACCTCAACAATTCCTGGCCCATGCTGGTTCAGGAACTGGAAGATCTCATGCAGCGGCGCGAGACCCTCGGAGATCTCATTCATATACTCGGTCGGAAAGAGGTGAATGAGTACGTCCTCCAGGGCATTCGGGAACTTGTGGAATCTGAACTCACCGGCTTGAAGTCCGTCTTCGAACGCTGCGATCTGGCTCGTATGTGGCTTCATTTCATGGACGATCTCTCAGCGCACAAGGCTGTTGCGGGATCGGAGTTTCCGGCCGAAGTCCCCGGAGCGTCCTGGGAATCGCTGCAATCCTGGCAACGTATGGCCGAAGGGTTTCTCACGAAAAACGGGCAGCCGCGAAAAAAGTTTGGACCCGCTACCGGTTATTATACGGGGTTTGCCAAAACGGAATGGGCCCGTTATATCCAGGATATGAACGAGGCCGTAGCGGAACGGCTCCATCAGGCCAGAGGGCTTCCTCTGCCCGAGTCCGCGCCGCCCGATACGGATGTCCTGCTGGACCTCGTTCTCATCCTGAACGAGCTCATCGGAACCTACGAAGAGCGATGCCGCAGGCAGCGGCTGCTCGATTTTTCAGCCCTGGAAATGGCCGCCATCCGCCTCTTCGACACTACCACCCCTTCAGACCTGCAGCTCTTGTTGGACCAGCAGATCCATCACGTGCTCATCGATGAGTTCCAGGATACGAACTATCAGCAGTGGAACCTCCTGCGGCGGCTCTGTTCCGGATGGACGCCGGGAGACGGCAGAACGCTCTTTGTGGTAGGTGACCCCAAGCAATCCATCTACGGTTTTCGCAAGGCGGAAGTACGGCTCTTTCAAGAGGCGAAAAAGGGCGTTCCGCTGGATTCCTATCAGACCCTGCCGCTGATTCCCCTCGTGCTCCACACAAATTTCAGGTCCCGTTCCCACCTCATCGAGTGGTGCAATGACCTCTTCAGTCGAACGGTCATGGCCGATCCCCTTCTGGAAAAGGACGAGGTGGAATTTGCCGAAGCCGCGCCTTCCCCCAAAACCCTTGAGGAAGAAAGAGGATGCAAAGGGGCAAATCCTGGAGAGGATCGGTGCGGCGCACCGACAGCAGGGGGTTCACCCCTTCAAAGTCCAGCGCTTCCCGCCTTTCCTCCGGAACTGGCCTTGTTTGCGGCGTGGCCTGAAGGCCTTTCCGCCCGTAAGCGTGAGGCCGGATGGATGGCTCATCGCATTCGGCAGCAGTTGGAGGAATCCGGTCCTGAACATCAGGTGGGCATTCTGCTCTTCGCCCGTACCCATTTGCCCATATACCTGGAGGCTCTGCAGCAGGGGGGAGTCGCCGTTCAAGTAGCGGAAGGCCTCAAGCTCATGGAACGGCCGGAAGTACAGTACCTCTGGCAGCTCTGCCGGGCGCTCGTCCTGCCGCAGGACCATCTGGCCTGGGCGTCCCAACTGCACAGCCCCTGGTTGACTCTGAATTATGGTGAAATTTACGCCATTTTTTGTGAGGAACCCGGAGTATGGGTGGAAAAAATCCGCGTTTTTGCCCAAAAAGATCAGCGTGTGGCGGATTTCTGGGAAAACCTTCGCGGCGCGAGGCAGCACCTGGGGCATGAACCTCTTGCGGATGTACTGGAAGCCGCCTGGATCGAACTCGAGGGGGTGAAACATGTCGCCCGGCGTTGGGGCAGCCGCGGGATCGCTTCCTGCCGCCAGTTCCTTGAAATCATGAGGGAGGCTGAAGTGCATGAACCGGTGCAGACCCTCATGCGGGCGGAACAGCTCCTGGAAAATGCATACGAACCCGTAGATCCCGACACGGCCCTCTCGCGCGTCTCCGTCATGACCGTGCACCGAGCCAAAGGGCTGGAATTCGATACGGTCTATCTTCCTTTTCTGGACTGGAATCCTGTGGCCCGGGAGAGAACCAATCAACCGCCTTATCTTCTGGAACGGGTGCCGGGGCGCAGCGACCGGCATCTTCTGGCGGTGCGACCCGACCGGAGGCGGTCAGATCCGGATCTCCTCTACCGGTTGCTTCTCGACACCCATGTGGGAAGGCGCTGGGGAGAGTCCAAGCGGCTTTTCTACGTGGCGCTGACTCGAGCTCGAAGCAGGCTGCTCCTGAGTGGTATCGTCCCCTTCAAAAATGACGGGGAACAGGTTGTTTTTCCTTCCAAAACGCCTTTGAACTGGCTGAATGAGCATTACGGTCTGCGGGAATGGCTTTCCTTCCCCGAGGTGAAGAACGGACAGTTCCCGCCGGGGGAATCGCCGGCCTCCGCCAAAAAACCGGCAGGCATCGAATCCGCGATCTCTCCCACGCTGGAAACGCCTTTCAGTAAAGAGATGCGATGGGAGAGTGAAGCAGGCAAATTTCAAATCGTCCTGGAACCGCAGATCCCACCGCTTGCCGCCGTCCCTTTTGACGGCAGCCCTGCGGTTGAGATCCATCCCGCCCCCTTTGAACGTGAAAAACCGCTCTTTAAAATCTTGAATCCCTCTTCCTTCGTGCGTGAAGATCCTGCGGAATTTCCCATCGACGGAACGGAAGAAGCGGGACCGGTTGACGCCCCCCGCATCCGGGGCATTCTGGTGCATCGTCTGCTGGAAGTTTACGGGAGGGAAAAGCGGCTGCCGCCTCCTGAAGGCGTCTGCAGCTATTTGAAACGGCAGGGTATAGCCGGGGAGGATGCCTGCAAAATGGGGGAATCCGCTCTGGCCGAAGTGCATGCATGCCTCGCCGACCCCTGGCTCCGGAGGTTTTATGACCTTCCCGAACAGGATCGCTGCGTGGAATATGCCCTGGAGGGGCTGCACACGTCACGGACACTGTATGTCGGGGTTGTGGACCTGGCGGCTTGTATTGAGGGAATCTGGTGGCTGGTGGACTTCAAGACATCGAAGCCCCATTCGACCGATGCTTCACCCGATGCTTTCTGCCGTGGTGAGCTTGAAAAATATCGCTCCCAACTCATGGCCTACCGGGAAATGTGGGCCAAATGCAGGCAACTGAAAATGGACGCCGTTCGAGCCGCCATCTACTGGACCGCCCTGCAACGCTGGGAGATTGTTGAATGA
- a CDS encoding recombinase family protein, giving the protein MADKITAIYLMVRYEELKPEDQGSYEAPLKRQKEECLRFLEQKTGEKKEENVEVYTKRSQLLKDIERDRVQRLVVYSVDRLGSNKEEIDGLLYELQLRQVELLSVTE; this is encoded by the coding sequence ATGGCAGATAAAATTACGGCAATTTACCTGATGGTGCGTTATGAGGAATTGAAGCCTGAAGATCAGGGCAGCTATGAAGCTCCGCTCAAGAGGCAAAAGGAAGAGTGTTTGCGGTTTCTGGAACAGAAAACAGGGGAAAAAAAAGAGGAGAATGTTGAAGTTTATACAAAACGCAGCCAGCTTCTGAAGGATATTGAAAGGGATCGCGTCCAGCGACTGGTGGTCTACAGCGTGGACCGGCTGGGGTCCAATAAAGAGGAAATCGATGGGCTGCTTTATGAACTTCAATTACGCCAGGTTGAGCTGCTGAGCGTAACCGAATAA